A stretch of Leisingera sp. S132 DNA encodes these proteins:
- a CDS encoding F0F1 ATP synthase subunit epsilon translates to MAQTMQFDLVSPERALASLQASAVQIPGAEGDMTAMPQHAPTITTLRPGVLKVESPEGNSEYLVTGGFAEIAGDSLSVLAERAIPMAEMTRDQMNALIEEAREMYKTAKEEDQPHGLVEDAAKLLADMEALGTHMSL, encoded by the coding sequence ATGGCACAAACGATGCAATTCGACCTCGTGAGCCCCGAGCGCGCCCTGGCGTCGCTGCAGGCCAGCGCGGTTCAGATCCCCGGCGCCGAGGGCGACATGACGGCGATGCCTCAGCATGCGCCGACCATCACCACCCTGCGCCCCGGCGTGCTGAAGGTCGAAAGCCCCGAAGGCAATTCGGAGTATCTGGTGACCGGCGGTTTTGCTGAAATCGCAGGCGACAGCCTGTCGGTTCTGGCCGAACGCGCGATCCCGATGGCCGAAATGACCCGCGATCAGATGAACGCGCTGATCGAGGAAGCCCGCGAGATGTACAAGACCGCGAAAGAGGAAGACCAGCCCCACGGCCTTGTCGAGGACGCAGCCAAGCTGCTCGCCGACATGGAAGCCCTGGGCACCCATATGTCCCTCTGA
- the atpD gene encoding F0F1 ATP synthase subunit beta, translating into MAQAKGKVTQIIGAVVDVQFDDHLPAILNALNTENDGKTLVLEVAQHLGENTVRTIAMDATEGLVRGQEVTDTGAPISIPVGNATLGRILNVVGEPVDEKGPVNATETRAIHQPAPEFNDQSTESEVLVTGIKVIDLLAPYSKGGKIGLFGGAGVGKTVLIMELINNIAKVHSGFSVFAGVGERTREGNDLYWEMIESNVIKPDNLEESQVALVYGQMNEPPGARARVALTGLTLAEQFRDQSGTDVLFFVDNIFRFTQAGSEVSALLGRIPSAVGYQPTLATDMGAMQERITSTKNGSITSIQAVYVPADDLTDPAPATTFAHLDATTVLNRAISELGIYPAVDPLDSSSRLMDPQIVGEEHYKVASDVQQILQRYKSLQDIIAILGMDELSEEDKLTVARARKIQRFLSQPFDVAKVFTGSDGVQVPLEDTISSFKAVVAGEYDHLPEGAFYMVGGIDEVLAKAEKMAAEAA; encoded by the coding sequence ATGGCACAAGCAAAAGGCAAGGTGACTCAGATCATCGGCGCCGTTGTGGACGTCCAGTTCGACGACCACCTGCCCGCAATTCTGAACGCACTGAACACCGAGAACGACGGCAAGACCCTGGTTCTCGAAGTGGCTCAGCACCTCGGCGAAAACACCGTCCGCACCATCGCTATGGACGCAACCGAGGGCCTGGTCCGCGGTCAGGAAGTGACCGACACCGGCGCACCGATCTCGATCCCGGTCGGCAACGCCACCCTGGGCCGCATCCTGAACGTCGTGGGTGAGCCCGTGGACGAAAAGGGCCCGGTGAACGCGACCGAGACCCGCGCGATCCACCAGCCCGCGCCTGAGTTCAACGACCAGTCCACCGAATCCGAGGTTCTGGTGACCGGCATCAAGGTGATCGACCTGCTGGCACCTTACTCCAAAGGCGGCAAGATCGGCCTGTTCGGCGGCGCCGGCGTGGGCAAAACCGTTCTCATCATGGAACTGATCAACAACATCGCAAAAGTGCACTCGGGCTTCTCCGTGTTCGCGGGTGTTGGCGAGCGGACCCGTGAAGGCAACGACCTGTACTGGGAAATGATCGAATCCAACGTGATCAAGCCGGACAACCTGGAAGAATCCCAGGTGGCCCTGGTTTACGGTCAGATGAACGAACCTCCGGGAGCCCGTGCCCGTGTTGCACTGACCGGCCTGACCCTGGCCGAACAGTTCCGCGACCAGTCCGGCACCGACGTTCTGTTCTTCGTGGACAACATCTTCCGCTTTACCCAGGCGGGTTCCGAGGTGTCCGCTCTGCTCGGCCGTATTCCTTCGGCTGTGGGCTACCAGCCGACCCTGGCCACCGACATGGGCGCGATGCAGGAACGCATCACCTCCACCAAGAACGGTTCGATCACCTCGATCCAGGCCGTCTACGTTCCCGCGGACGACCTTACCGACCCGGCACCGGCAACCACCTTTGCCCACCTGGACGCGACCACCGTTCTTAACCGCGCGATCTCCGAGCTCGGCATCTACCCCGCTGTGGACCCGCTCGACTCCTCGTCGCGCCTGATGGACCCGCAGATCGTTGGCGAAGAGCACTACAAAGTGGCGTCCGACGTTCAGCAGATCCTCCAGCGCTACAAGTCGCTGCAGGACATCATCGCCATCCTCGGCATGGACGAACTGTCGGAAGAGGACAAGCTGACCGTTGCGCGTGCGCGTAAGATCCAGCGTTTCCTGTCCCAGCCGTTCGACGTTGCGAAGGTGTTCACCGGCTCTGACGGTGTGCAGGTTCCGCTGGAAGACACCATCTCGTCGTTCAAGGCGGTTGTGGCCGGCGAATACGACCACCTGCCCGAAGGCGCCTTCTACATGGTTGGCGGCATCGACGAAGTGCTCGCCAAAGCCGAGAAGATGGCTGCGGAAGCCGCCTAA
- a CDS encoding F0F1 ATP synthase subunit gamma, producing MPSLKDLKNRIESVKSTRKITKAMQMVAAAKLRRAQEAAEDSRPYAKRFNAVMAGLAASVGGSDSAPKLLRGTGSDQVHLLVVMTAERGLCGGFNSNIAKLARQKAAELKGAGKTVKVLTVGKKGRDALKRDLGSDFVGHVDLSEVKRIGYVNAQTIAKDILTRFDAGEFDVATIFYSEFVNVVTQIPTAQQIIPASFEAEEGESSGAVYDYEPGEEQILADLLPRGVATQIFSGLLENGASEQGARMSAMDNATRNAGDMIDKLTIQFNRSRQAVITNELIEIISGAEAL from the coding sequence ATGCCTTCTCTCAAGGACCTTAAAAACAGGATCGAGTCGGTCAAATCGACCCGCAAGATCACCAAAGCCATGCAAATGGTGGCCGCGGCGAAACTTCGCCGCGCCCAGGAAGCTGCCGAGGATTCCCGGCCCTACGCCAAGCGGTTCAACGCCGTGATGGCAGGGCTGGCGGCCTCGGTCGGCGGCAGCGACTCCGCGCCCAAGCTGCTTCGCGGCACCGGCTCGGACCAGGTTCACCTCCTGGTGGTCATGACCGCCGAACGCGGCCTCTGCGGCGGCTTCAACTCGAACATTGCCAAGCTCGCCCGCCAAAAGGCGGCTGAGCTGAAAGGCGCGGGCAAGACGGTCAAGGTTCTGACCGTCGGCAAGAAGGGCCGTGACGCCCTGAAACGCGACCTCGGCAGTGATTTCGTCGGCCATGTGGACCTCAGCGAAGTCAAGCGTATCGGCTATGTCAACGCGCAGACGATCGCCAAGGACATCCTGACCCGGTTCGACGCTGGTGAATTCGACGTTGCCACGATCTTCTACTCGGAGTTCGTCAACGTCGTGACCCAGATCCCGACCGCGCAGCAGATCATCCCGGCATCCTTTGAGGCCGAGGAAGGTGAAAGCTCTGGCGCCGTCTACGACTACGAGCCCGGCGAAGAGCAGATCCTGGCGGACCTGCTGCCGCGCGGCGTGGCGACCCAGATCTTCTCGGGCCTGCTGGAAAACGGCGCATCCGAACAGGGTGCCCGGATGAGCGCGATGGACAACGCGACCCGCAACGCGGGCGACATGATCGACAAGCTGACCATCCAGTTCAACCGTTCCCGTCAGGCCGTGATCACCAACGAGCTGATTGAAATCATTTCGGGCGCTGAGGCGCTCTAA